One window of the Salvia miltiorrhiza cultivar Shanhuang (shh) chromosome 6, IMPLAD_Smil_shh, whole genome shotgun sequence genome contains the following:
- the LOC130990466 gene encoding uncharacterized protein LOC130990466 — protein MEQRMCKCGLQAELKTSWTDNNPAMRFFHCSKDAKPCSYFEFIDPKPTLMQRNYIVKLRRERDALEAELRIKKWECNELKESEEVAWDKAGRIIVENHEMEDELKILKEEMKRLKAKCWWKNLVLCVLVMWLVVVVV, from the exons ATGGAGCAACGCATGTGCAAGTGTGGTTTGCAAGCGGAGTTGAAGACATCTTGGACGGACAACAACCCTGCAATGCGTTTCTTTCATTGTTCGAAAGAT GCTAAGCCATGTTCGTACTTTGAGTTTATTGATCCCAAGCCCACCTTGATGCAAAGGAACTACATAGTTAAATTAAGGCGTGAACGAGATGCATTAGAAGCCGAgcttagaattaaaaaatggGAATGTAACGAACTGAAAGAATCTGAAGAAGTAGCGTGGGACAAGGCTGGGCGCATTATTGTGGAGAATCACGAAATGGAGgatgaattgaaaattttgaaggaAGAAATGAAACGATTGAAAGCTAAATGTTGGTGGAAGAATCTTGTGCTATGTGTTTTGGTTATGTGGCTTGTTGTAGTTGTTGTTTAG